In the Devosia sp. SL43 genome, one interval contains:
- the rhaM gene encoding L-rhamnose mutarotase yields the protein MIEDAGYEKHAFKMQLNPGMAAEYRKRHDEIFPELVDLLHEAGVKDYSIHLDEETNILFGVLWRRKDHTMGNLSNTEVMKRWWAHMADVMATNENNEPLSTDLVPMFWMK from the coding sequence ATGATCGAGGATGCCGGCTACGAAAAGCACGCCTTCAAGATGCAGCTCAATCCCGGTATGGCCGCCGAATACCGGAAGCGCCACGATGAGATATTCCCCGAACTGGTCGACCTGCTGCACGAAGCGGGCGTGAAGGACTATTCGATCCACCTCGATGAGGAGACAAATATCCTGTTCGGCGTGCTATGGCGGCGCAAGGACCACACGATGGGCAACTTGTCTAATACCGAAGTCATGAAGCGCTGGTGGGCGCATATGGCCGATGTCATGGCGACCAACGAGAACAACGAGCCGCTGTCGACCGATCTGGTGCCGATGTTCTGGATGAAGTGA
- a CDS encoding DUF917 domain-containing protein, which translates to MGRILTEKDVEAAVRGGSVYAAGGGGWADHGRMLGTAAVRAGQPELVSIEELEPDDWVATAAAIGAPASTTPWEMRGVDYIKAVQLLQDALGEKLSGLMVGQNGKSSTLNGWLPSAILGTKVVDAVGDIRAHPTGDMGSIGMAGSPEQMIQTAVGGNRAENRYIELVTRGATAKVSPILRTAADMSGGFIASCRNPLRASYVQKHAALGGISLALTLGEAMIAAEGKGPGSMIDAIVKTTGGSILTKGYITDIDVTYTKEAFDIGKVTIGEGDKATVLHVMNEYMAVEDAGGTRLATFPDVITTLDAAGQALSVGQLGRGMYIFVLHVPKAIIPLSSSVLDPAVYPFVEDRMGIELAKYALAGN; encoded by the coding sequence ATGGGGCGGATTCTCACCGAAAAGGACGTGGAAGCGGCTGTGCGCGGCGGCTCGGTCTATGCGGCGGGCGGCGGCGGCTGGGCCGATCATGGCCGCATGCTGGGCACGGCAGCGGTCCGCGCCGGCCAGCCGGAACTCGTCAGCATCGAGGAGCTTGAACCTGACGACTGGGTCGCCACCGCAGCTGCCATCGGCGCACCGGCATCGACGACGCCATGGGAGATGCGCGGCGTCGACTACATCAAGGCTGTGCAGCTGTTGCAGGATGCGCTGGGCGAGAAGCTCAGCGGGCTGATGGTCGGCCAGAACGGCAAGTCGTCGACACTCAATGGCTGGCTGCCCTCGGCGATTCTGGGCACCAAGGTGGTGGATGCGGTGGGTGACATCCGAGCCCACCCAACCGGCGATATGGGCTCCATCGGCATGGCCGGCTCGCCCGAGCAGATGATCCAGACGGCTGTGGGCGGCAATCGCGCGGAGAACCGCTACATCGAGCTGGTGACGCGTGGCGCCACGGCGAAGGTCTCGCCCATCCTGCGCACGGCGGCCGATATGTCGGGCGGTTTTATCGCCTCCTGCCGCAATCCGCTGCGGGCGAGTTACGTGCAGAAGCATGCAGCCTTGGGCGGGATTTCTCTGGCGTTGACGCTTGGCGAAGCGATGATCGCGGCCGAGGGCAAGGGGCCCGGCTCCATGATCGACGCTATCGTCAAGACGACGGGCGGTTCTATCCTGACCAAGGGCTACATCACCGACATTGACGTGACCTACACCAAGGAAGCCTTCGACATCGGCAAGGTGACGATCGGCGAGGGCGACAAGGCGACGGTGTTGCATGTCATGAACGAATATATGGCCGTGGAAGATGCCGGCGGCACGCGTCTCGCGACGTTCCCCGATGTGATCACGACGCTGGATGCGGCCGGGCAGGCCCTGTCGGTCGGGCAACTCGGGCGTGGCATGTACATCTTCGTCCTGCACGTGCCCAAGGCGATCATTCCGTTGAGCTCTTCGGTGCTCGATCCGGCGGTGTACCCGTTCGTTGAGGATCGGATGGGGATTGAGCTGGCAAAGTATGCGCTGGCGGGCAACTAG
- a CDS encoding aromatic amino acid lyase, with protein sequence MNDLAMTVRGAPITLNGKPLSFSDIARIGRRKVRLVADPDAMVRVANARAVIEEAIANHQPVYGSTTGVGAMKDVEWTDDQLDTFNMGLVRAHHFGTGEAFSSEIIRTAMAIRVNMALTGRVGCTTDLVEAYLALLSADVVPVVRRTGSIGCADIGLMGQIGAVLTGAGEAVFSGKRQPAADALASAGLKAFRLAPRDSLASISTNAVGYAAAAAAIRDAAGAVRVMLATGLTTAGALGASRDPWKAVAHVGTEREAGIGAWLYFNAKGWDWPNATHIQDPLSLRMMSQVFATGFETLVAAGKILLAATGRTDDNPVVAGGQVLTSGGSLPLDVTVFLQTAQLGLAHIARNSFNRCVLLGNGQRRDLPVNLVQPGAIATGFGPIIKLAGELFARVLTMTNPISANSMVVAGGLEDEATFLPLVVERLERQVLALRRLAALEAMLAAQAMDISGDRPGNVPGIIYELVRRHADTYWQDRPLSTEVEAIEDALGSEELMSELISHSTIMELDEFFALGPVA encoded by the coding sequence ATGAACGATCTGGCGATGACAGTGCGCGGCGCTCCCATCACCCTCAATGGCAAGCCGTTGAGCTTCTCGGACATTGCCCGGATCGGCCGTCGCAAGGTTCGGCTGGTGGCTGATCCTGACGCCATGGTCCGCGTCGCCAATGCGCGCGCCGTCATCGAAGAGGCCATCGCCAACCACCAGCCCGTCTATGGCTCGACCACTGGAGTGGGCGCCATGAAGGACGTCGAGTGGACGGATGACCAGCTCGACACCTTCAACATGGGTCTGGTGCGAGCACACCATTTCGGCACCGGCGAAGCCTTTTCCAGCGAGATCATCCGCACGGCGATGGCCATTCGCGTCAACATGGCGCTGACGGGGCGTGTGGGTTGCACCACCGACCTGGTCGAAGCCTATCTGGCGCTACTGTCAGCCGACGTCGTGCCTGTCGTGCGGCGCACTGGCTCCATCGGGTGCGCCGATATCGGCTTGATGGGCCAGATTGGCGCAGTGTTGACCGGGGCGGGCGAGGCCGTTTTCAGCGGCAAGCGCCAGCCCGCGGCAGATGCGCTGGCCTCGGCTGGCCTCAAGGCCTTCCGCCTGGCGCCGCGCGATAGCCTGGCTTCGATATCCACCAACGCAGTGGGCTATGCCGCCGCAGCCGCCGCCATTCGCGATGCAGCTGGCGCGGTGCGCGTCATGCTGGCAACGGGTCTGACCACGGCTGGCGCCCTCGGCGCTTCGCGCGATCCGTGGAAGGCCGTGGCCCATGTCGGCACTGAGCGCGAAGCCGGCATCGGTGCGTGGCTCTATTTCAACGCCAAGGGCTGGGACTGGCCCAACGCCACCCATATCCAGGATCCGCTGTCGCTGCGCATGATGAGCCAGGTGTTTGCCACCGGCTTCGAGACGCTGGTGGCAGCAGGCAAGATTCTGTTGGCCGCCACCGGGCGGACCGACGACAATCCTGTGGTCGCGGGAGGACAGGTTTTGACGTCGGGTGGCTCGCTGCCGCTCGACGTCACCGTCTTCCTGCAGACCGCACAACTGGGCCTGGCCCATATCGCCCGCAACTCGTTCAACCGCTGTGTGCTGCTCGGCAATGGCCAGCGGCGCGATTTGCCGGTCAACCTGGTCCAGCCGGGCGCGATTGCGACCGGCTTCGGCCCGATCATCAAGCTGGCCGGCGAACTCTTCGCCCGCGTGCTGACCATGACCAATCCGATCTCGGCAAATTCCATGGTCGTCGCCGGCGGCCTGGAGGACGAGGCAACGTTCCTGCCGCTGGTGGTCGAGCGACTGGAACGCCAGGTGCTTGCCCTGCGGCGCCTGGCAGCACTCGAAGCCATGCTCGCCGCGCAGGCGATGGACATATCTGGTGACCGGCCGGGTAACGTCCCCGGCATCATCTACGAATTGGTTCGGCGACATGCTGACACGTACTGGCAGGATCGCCCTCTATCGACCGAAGTCGAGGCGATCGAAGACGCTCTGGGCTCAGAAGAGCTTATGAGCGAACTAATATCCCACTCAACGATTATGGAGTTGGACGAGTTTTTCGCCTTGGGTCCGGTTGCCTAG
- a CDS encoding dihydroorotase — MSDFDLVLSGTVVLPSSIVKDGYVAVRDGKVVHVGEGRAPSAKTRHELGNALILPGAIDAQTHSLSQKDQEDFIWSTRSAAAGGVTTIVDMPYDEGNLVCSAEAVRIKVDHASPQARVDFALYGTINPEEGATRIAEQAEAGVAAFKFSTFGTDPIRFPRIPPALLEECFAAVAKTGLTAGVHNEDDEMVRAAMAKVKAAGITNYRAHALSRPPLTELLASLQIYETGAQTGCAAHVVHCSLSRGYEIARSYRDQGYPATIEACIHYLTLDEENDVARLGGKAKINPPIRPRVEVEKLWEHVRQGNVTLVSTDHVSWSENRKTNPDMLANASGVPGLEVMVPLFIMGALKRGIPLTWAARLMAENPARHFRLDHVKGALTPGRDADITVLFARPMRYDAAASGHNVVGWSPYNGIELPWTVGLTYLRGQQVFDGTTVAQPGTGRFVRPEARP; from the coding sequence ATGTCCGATTTTGATCTCGTCCTCTCCGGCACCGTGGTGCTGCCGTCGTCCATCGTCAAAGACGGCTATGTCGCGGTGCGCGATGGCAAGGTCGTGCATGTTGGCGAGGGCAGGGCGCCGTCGGCGAAGACCCGCCATGAGCTGGGCAATGCCCTGATCCTGCCCGGCGCCATCGATGCGCAGACGCATTCGCTGAGCCAGAAGGACCAGGAAGACTTCATCTGGTCGACGCGGTCGGCGGCGGCAGGTGGCGTCACCACCATCGTCGACATGCCCTATGACGAGGGCAATCTCGTTTGCTCTGCGGAGGCAGTCCGGATCAAGGTGGATCACGCCAGCCCGCAGGCACGCGTGGACTTCGCGCTGTATGGGACCATCAACCCGGAAGAGGGCGCGACGCGCATCGCCGAGCAAGCCGAAGCCGGTGTCGCCGCCTTCAAGTTTTCCACCTTCGGCACCGACCCGATCCGCTTTCCGCGTATTCCCCCCGCCTTGCTGGAGGAGTGCTTTGCGGCGGTAGCCAAGACCGGACTGACGGCTGGTGTGCATAACGAAGACGATGAGATGGTTCGGGCGGCAATGGCAAAGGTCAAGGCCGCTGGGATCACCAATTATCGGGCCCACGCATTGAGCCGTCCGCCGCTGACCGAACTGCTGGCCTCACTGCAAATTTATGAGACGGGCGCGCAGACCGGCTGCGCTGCTCATGTGGTGCATTGCTCGCTGTCGCGCGGATACGAGATCGCGCGCAGCTATCGCGACCAGGGCTATCCGGCCACGATCGAAGCCTGCATCCACTACCTGACGCTGGATGAGGAAAACGACGTGGCGCGTCTGGGCGGCAAGGCGAAGATCAATCCACCGATCCGCCCGCGTGTCGAGGTCGAGAAGCTGTGGGAGCATGTGCGACAGGGCAACGTGACACTGGTTTCGACCGACCATGTGAGTTGGTCGGAAAACCGCAAGACCAATCCGGACATGCTGGCCAATGCATCGGGCGTGCCGGGGCTGGAAGTCATGGTGCCACTCTTCATCATGGGCGCGCTGAAGCGCGGCATCCCGCTGACCTGGGCTGCCAGGCTGATGGCGGAAAACCCGGCGCGGCATTTCAGGCTTGATCATGTGAAGGGTGCGCTGACGCCCGGTCGTGACGCCGATATCACCGTGCTGTTTGCGCGGCCTATGCGCTACGACGCGGCAGCAAGCGGGCACAACGTGGTGGGCTGGTCGCCATACAACGGCATCGAATTGCCTTGGACCGTGGGCCTCACTTATCTACGCGGGCAGCAGGTGTTCGACGGAACGACTGTGGCGCAGCCGGGTACGGGCCGCTTCGTGCGACCGGAAGCGCGCCCATGA
- a CDS encoding ABC transporter permease — protein sequence MSVGNIIRLIAFTVLVLFLVKPDVFSGFFGVFTKNNQPAIYNQGSLLDITLNHLGIVLVATLASTIIAVGLAIIVTRPFGAEFLPLSRSLANVGQTLPPVAVLALAVPVLGFGTAPTLVALFLYGLLPIFENTLTGLTNLPPAVTDAAKGVGMTGWQLLVKVELPLALPVILAGVRLSTVISLATATIGSTVAARTLGEVIIAGLLSSNTALVLQGGLIVGVLAVLIYDALSALERWLMARTGQLGRAAG from the coding sequence ATGAGCGTTGGCAATATAATCAGGCTGATCGCCTTTACGGTGCTGGTGCTGTTCCTCGTCAAGCCGGACGTGTTCAGCGGGTTCTTTGGTGTATTCACAAAGAACAATCAGCCGGCAATCTACAATCAGGGCAGTCTGCTCGATATCACGCTCAATCACCTCGGCATCGTATTGGTCGCCACACTGGCCTCCACGATCATTGCCGTGGGGTTGGCGATCATCGTCACGCGGCCGTTTGGTGCGGAGTTCCTGCCGCTGTCGCGTTCCCTCGCCAATGTGGGGCAGACCTTGCCGCCGGTTGCCGTGCTGGCACTGGCCGTGCCTGTGCTTGGATTTGGCACGGCGCCGACGCTGGTGGCGCTGTTTCTCTATGGGCTGCTGCCGATTTTCGAGAACACGCTGACGGGCCTCACCAACCTGCCACCCGCGGTGACCGATGCCGCCAAGGGCGTCGGCATGACGGGGTGGCAGCTGCTGGTCAAGGTTGAGTTGCCGCTGGCTCTGCCGGTGATCCTGGCCGGCGTGCGGCTATCGACGGTGATTTCGCTGGCGACGGCGACTATTGGCTCCACCGTTGCGGCCCGGACGCTGGGCGAGGTGATCATCGCCGGGCTGCTGTCGAGCAACACGGCCTTGGTGCTGCAGGGCGGGCTGATCGTCGGCGTGCTGGCCGTGCTGATCTATGACGCGCTCTCGGCGCTGGAGCGGTGGCTGATGGCGCGTACGGGGCAATTGGGGAGGGCGGCGGGGTGA
- a CDS encoding Zn-dependent hydrolase, whose product MIPNSPIRADRIGADIDALAAITEPGRPWTRRAFTPLFLEGRKWLERAMQDAGAVTRVDAAGNLIGTIPGNKPALGTIMLGSHSDTVPDGGRFDGIAGVIAALEVARALRDQGVVLEHTLEVVDFLAEEVSIFGVSCIGSRGMSGTRPAEWLVRESGGLTLEQGIAHVGGVAWAPAQRDDIRAFLELHIEQGPVLQNEKLDIGVVTAIAGITRIEIIVDGRADHAGTTPMGSRKDALTTAAWIALGVEELGKALASGETHFAATVGEFEMTPNAANVVPARVRMLIDARAEQRDDMERFIEELEKGVAAIAEKTGVSVSTPRLVSDNPPTPSDPELLDVLDAACQTAGAKHRRMASGAGHDTAWMARITKAAMIFVPCVNGRSHSPDEFATSDDIALGAAVLLDAVKALDTKLQGTE is encoded by the coding sequence ATGATCCCCAATTCCCCAATCCGCGCTGACCGTATTGGCGCCGATATCGATGCGCTGGCCGCGATCACAGAACCTGGCCGGCCCTGGACGCGGCGGGCTTTTACGCCGCTCTTCCTCGAAGGGCGCAAATGGCTCGAGAGAGCCATGCAGGATGCCGGCGCGGTGACGCGGGTCGACGCGGCCGGCAACCTGATTGGCACCATTCCGGGCAATAAGCCGGCCCTGGGCACGATCATGCTCGGTTCGCACTCGGACACAGTGCCCGATGGCGGGCGCTTCGATGGCATTGCCGGGGTGATCGCGGCGCTGGAAGTGGCGCGGGCGCTGCGCGACCAGGGCGTGGTGCTGGAGCACACGCTGGAAGTGGTCGATTTCCTTGCCGAGGAAGTCTCGATCTTCGGCGTCTCCTGCATCGGCAGCCGCGGGATGAGCGGAACGCGACCTGCGGAATGGCTGGTGCGCGAGAGCGGTGGGCTGACGCTTGAGCAAGGGATCGCCCACGTCGGCGGAGTGGCCTGGGCACCAGCACAGCGCGACGACATCAGGGCCTTCCTCGAATTGCATATCGAACAGGGGCCGGTCCTCCAGAACGAGAAACTCGACATTGGCGTAGTGACGGCGATTGCCGGGATAACGCGCATCGAGATCATTGTGGACGGTCGGGCCGACCACGCGGGGACTACGCCGATGGGGTCGCGCAAGGATGCCTTGACGACAGCCGCCTGGATCGCGCTGGGGGTCGAGGAACTGGGCAAGGCGCTGGCATCAGGCGAGACGCATTTTGCGGCTACGGTTGGCGAATTCGAGATGACGCCCAACGCCGCAAATGTCGTGCCGGCAAGGGTCCGCATGCTGATCGATGCGCGCGCCGAGCAGCGCGATGATATGGAGCGGTTCATTGAAGAGCTCGAGAAGGGCGTCGCCGCGATTGCTGAAAAGACCGGTGTATCAGTCTCCACACCGCGCCTTGTCTCGGACAATCCGCCGACACCGAGCGACCCCGAGCTGCTCGACGTGCTAGACGCAGCTTGCCAAACGGCGGGTGCCAAGCATCGGCGGATGGCCTCCGGCGCAGGGCATGACACCGCATGGATGGCACGCATCACCAAGGCGGCAATGATCTTCGTGCCCTGCGTAAACGGCCGCAGCCATTCGCCGGACGAGTTCGCCACATCGGACGATATCGCGCTCGGCGCGGCGGTTTTGCTGGACGCCGTCAAAGCGCTCGACACTAAATTGCAAGGAACCGAGTAA
- a CDS encoding ABC transporter ATP-binding protein, producing the protein MIEIDYITKTYDATTVVDHVTLTIQPRSICVIVGTSGSGKTTLMRMINKLVEPTSGHIRIDGEDIAGIPAYELRRRIGYAIQGHGLFPHRTVGQNVATVPKLLGWDKARTASRVDELLSLFQLDPGQFRDRMPHELSGGQQQRVGVARALAAEPNILLMDEPYGALDPVIRAKAQEDLLAIQRKFGTTIVLVTHDMEEAIHLGDTIAVMDKGKLLQCARPAEIIANPATPFVAELIGTSERPFRLLSLARVSDHVEPGEVAGEPIEASASLRDAYAELLWSGRPALPVRRDGQIVGQITLAALSQLAARPR; encoded by the coding sequence ATGATCGAGATCGACTACATCACCAAGACCTACGATGCGACAACGGTCGTCGATCATGTGACGCTGACCATCCAGCCACGCAGCATCTGCGTCATCGTGGGCACGTCGGGTTCCGGCAAGACCACGCTGATGCGGATGATCAACAAGCTGGTGGAGCCGACGTCCGGCCATATCCGCATCGATGGCGAGGATATCGCGGGCATCCCCGCCTATGAGCTGCGCCGCCGGATCGGTTATGCCATCCAGGGACATGGGCTGTTTCCGCACCGGACCGTCGGGCAGAATGTGGCGACGGTGCCCAAGCTGCTCGGCTGGGACAAGGCCAGGACGGCCAGCCGGGTCGATGAACTGCTGAGCCTGTTTCAGCTCGACCCCGGCCAGTTCCGCGATCGCATGCCGCATGAATTGAGCGGCGGGCAGCAGCAGCGCGTGGGCGTGGCGCGGGCGCTGGCGGCGGAGCCCAATATTCTCCTCATGGATGAGCCTTATGGTGCACTCGATCCGGTGATCCGGGCGAAGGCGCAGGAAGACCTGCTCGCCATCCAGCGCAAGTTTGGCACCACGATCGTACTGGTCACCCATGACATGGAAGAGGCCATCCATCTTGGCGACACGATCGCCGTGATGGACAAGGGCAAGCTGCTGCAATGCGCCAGGCCTGCAGAGATCATTGCCAATCCGGCGACGCCGTTTGTGGCGGAGCTGATCGGCACCAGCGAGCGGCCGTTCCGGCTGCTGTCGCTGGCGCGGGTCTCCGACCATGTCGAACCTGGTGAGGTGGCGGGCGAGCCCATCGAGGCCAGTGCCTCGCTGCGGGATGCCTATGCCGAACTGCTGTGGTCGGGTCGGCCGGCTTTGCCGGTGCGGCGCGACGGCCAGATCGTGGGGCAGATTACCCTGGCCGCGCTATCGCAGTTGGCGGCGCGGCCGCGATGA
- a CDS encoding LysR family transcriptional regulator codes for MDTATLIAIDAVLSERSVRGAARLLGRPASTIAASIARFEAEISIHLVERAGSGLVASLEAVRLEPEITAAAALARAISPIHAIKLDALERFSSVANLGSIRRAARSMGLGQPQLTRQIAQLEASLGCSLLQRGSGGSSVTPEGARIAVAADALLAAWRRLSGASEERFRKTAATARLGSIIPLGYESEIARLLANLTARWLAERPRAPLFVSSTTAEDLLAGLKTGLFDVAFLDTERLPPDLEGEIVGRTPLAVVGVAEGYHSIADALLTAPLAVPSPRSGLRQRINRILDEHLNETERSAIRLIEIDSIPVILNLVLHHGFVSVLPQASVTRIRSDLRQLALPPQYDMNFWLCWPYGNAAIGRAILATLGPPPQ; via the coding sequence ATGGATACGGCGACGCTGATTGCAATCGACGCGGTGCTCTCGGAACGCAGTGTGCGCGGGGCCGCCCGCCTGCTGGGCCGACCCGCCTCCACCATTGCCGCATCTATCGCGCGGTTCGAGGCCGAAATATCGATCCACCTTGTTGAACGCGCTGGCTCCGGACTCGTTGCCAGTCTCGAAGCCGTTCGGCTTGAACCCGAAATCACCGCAGCCGCCGCATTGGCTCGTGCAATCTCGCCAATCCACGCCATCAAGCTCGACGCGCTCGAACGCTTCTCGTCGGTCGCCAACCTGGGCAGCATCCGCCGCGCCGCTCGCAGCATGGGTCTGGGCCAACCGCAATTGACCCGGCAGATTGCACAGCTCGAAGCCAGCCTGGGTTGTTCACTGTTGCAACGCGGCAGCGGCGGCTCCAGCGTCACACCCGAGGGAGCGCGCATTGCTGTCGCAGCGGACGCGCTGCTGGCGGCGTGGCGGCGGCTATCAGGGGCGTCTGAGGAACGGTTTCGCAAGACGGCGGCCACGGCACGGCTCGGCTCAATCATTCCGTTGGGCTATGAAAGCGAGATCGCGCGCCTCCTCGCCAATCTCACAGCCCGTTGGCTGGCCGAGCGGCCACGCGCGCCGCTGTTTGTCAGTTCCACCACAGCAGAAGATTTACTGGCGGGGCTCAAGACCGGGTTGTTCGACGTTGCCTTCCTCGACACCGAGCGCCTGCCACCCGACCTGGAGGGCGAGATCGTGGGCCGCACGCCGCTCGCCGTCGTCGGCGTTGCCGAAGGCTATCACAGCATTGCCGATGCGCTCCTGACGGCGCCGCTGGCGGTACCGAGCCCACGCAGCGGATTGCGGCAGCGCATCAATCGCATTCTCGATGAGCACCTCAACGAGACCGAGCGCAGCGCCATCAGGCTGATCGAGATCGACTCCATCCCGGTCATCCTCAATCTCGTCCTGCATCACGGCTTCGTCTCCGTGTTGCCCCAGGCATCGGTAACACGTATCCGCAGCGACCTGCGCCAGCTCGCCTTGCCGCCGCAATACGACATGAACTTCTGGCTGTGCTGGCCCTATGGCAATGCGGCAATAGGCCGGGCGATCCTCGCAACGCTTGGTCCGCCGCCGCAGTAA
- a CDS encoding ABC transporter permease, producing the protein MSIADTAIADSRPAWLALDKLGVLIALIAAAGAVLPFALFRANRIVLGEPKSLLDALPSVSSGLLIGILLVGFVIALLRFPVVVKLIAGFLVLAALFILIGWSGSYLTPEDDTFARVSPGAGFWLLVFAFALLVTDALTRLRLAPLARIGILLAVALAMAALLWSGGWNNLSILKEYATRAPAFWAEGRTHLALAFGSVAVATVVGVPVGVLCYKVGPLRAGVLNVLNIVQTIPSIALFGLLIAPLAWVAANIPGASAIGISGIGAAPALVALFAYSLLPIVSNTVVGLLSVSPAAVDAAKGMGMTGAQRLTGVELPLAFPVILTGIRIVLVQNIGLATIAALIGGGGFGVFVFQGIGQTAMDLVLLGAVPTVALAFVAAVVLDAIVEMTSRGGRRP; encoded by the coding sequence ATGAGCATCGCCGACACCGCCATCGCCGATAGCCGACCCGCCTGGCTCGCGCTCGACAAGCTCGGCGTGCTGATTGCGCTCATTGCAGCGGCCGGTGCGGTGCTACCCTTCGCCCTGTTCCGCGCCAATCGCATCGTGCTGGGCGAACCGAAGTCCCTGCTGGATGCGCTGCCCAGTGTCTCATCCGGACTTCTCATCGGCATCCTGCTGGTCGGCTTCGTGATTGCGCTGTTGCGCTTTCCGGTAGTCGTCAAGCTGATTGCCGGCTTCCTGGTGCTCGCGGCCCTATTTATCCTTATCGGCTGGTCGGGCAGCTATCTGACGCCGGAGGACGACACGTTTGCCCGTGTCTCACCCGGTGCTGGCTTCTGGCTGCTGGTCTTTGCCTTTGCTCTGTTGGTGACCGATGCACTGACGCGGCTACGCCTGGCGCCGCTGGCGCGCATTGGCATCCTCCTTGCCGTTGCCTTGGCAATGGCTGCGCTGTTGTGGAGTGGCGGCTGGAACAATCTCTCCATCCTCAAGGAATACGCCACCCGGGCGCCCGCTTTCTGGGCCGAGGGTCGGACGCATCTTGCGCTGGCCTTCGGTTCGGTGGCCGTTGCGACGGTGGTTGGCGTGCCGGTGGGCGTGCTGTGCTACAAGGTCGGGCCGCTGCGAGCCGGCGTGCTGAACGTTCTCAATATCGTCCAGACCATTCCGTCGATCGCCCTGTTCGGCCTGCTGATCGCGCCACTGGCATGGGTTGCCGCCAACATTCCTGGCGCCTCCGCCATCGGTATTTCCGGAATCGGGGCTGCGCCGGCTTTGGTCGCTCTATTCGCCTATTCGCTGCTGCCCATCGTCTCCAACACGGTGGTCGGCCTGCTGAGCGTATCGCCCGCTGCCGTCGACGCGGCGAAGGGCATGGGCATGACCGGCGCGCAGCGCTTGACCGGCGTCGAGCTGCCGCTGGCCTTTCCCGTGATCCTCACCGGTATCCGCATCGTGCTGGTGCAGAATATCGGGCTGGCCACCATCGCCGCGCTGATCGGCGGCGGCGGGTTTGGCGTCTTCGTGTTCCAGGGTATCGGACAAACGGCGATGGATCTGGTGTTGCTCGGCGCAGTACCGACCGTGGCTTTGGCCTTTGTCGCCGCCGTGGTGCTCGACGCCATCGTTGAAATGACGTCACGCGGGGGACGCCGCCCATGA
- the osmF gene encoding glycine betaine ABC transporter substrate-binding protein OsmF: MRLTTKLLSAVAALAITVTAAQAQVVVSSKIDTEGGVLGNIIKQVLEANDIPVEDRIQLGGTPIVREAIMAGEIDIYPEYTGNAAFFFEKADDPLWNNAESAYAEAAKLDYDANKIIWLSPSPANNTWAVAVRNDVAEANSLNTFTEFGAWVAGGGEVKLAASAEFVNSPAALPKFQEVYGFTLTPDQLVTLSGGDTAATIAAAAQQTNGVNAAMVYGTDGGIAPSGLKVLEDDKGVQPVYQPAPIIREAVLTEYPQIEELLKPVFEGLTIEVLQDLNGRVQVGGEAAAAVATDYLTKGGFLD; the protein is encoded by the coding sequence ATGCGCCTCACTACCAAGCTTCTGAGCGCTGTTGCAGCGCTCGCCATCACGGTGACTGCGGCCCAGGCTCAGGTCGTCGTGTCCTCCAAGATCGACACCGAGGGTGGCGTTCTTGGCAACATCATCAAGCAGGTGCTGGAAGCCAACGACATCCCGGTGGAAGATCGCATCCAGCTCGGCGGCACGCCGATCGTGCGCGAAGCCATCATGGCCGGCGAAATCGACATCTATCCCGAATATACCGGCAACGCCGCCTTCTTCTTCGAGAAGGCCGATGACCCGCTGTGGAACAACGCTGAATCGGCCTATGCCGAGGCCGCCAAGCTCGACTACGACGCCAACAAGATCATCTGGTTGTCGCCGTCGCCGGCCAACAACACCTGGGCCGTCGCCGTCCGCAACGACGTGGCCGAAGCCAACAGCCTCAACACCTTCACCGAATTCGGTGCCTGGGTCGCCGGCGGTGGCGAAGTCAAGCTTGCGGCATCGGCAGAGTTCGTGAATTCGCCCGCCGCCTTGCCCAAGTTCCAGGAAGTCTATGGCTTCACCCTGACTCCCGATCAGCTCGTGACTCTCTCGGGTGGTGATACGGCCGCGACGATTGCCGCCGCCGCCCAGCAGACCAACGGCGTCAACGCCGCCATGGTCTATGGCACCGATGGTGGCATTGCTCCCTCGGGTCTCAAGGTGCTCGAGGACGACAAGGGCGTGCAGCCGGTTTACCAGCCTGCGCCGATCATCCGCGAAGCCGTGCTGACCGAATATCCGCAGATCGAAGAACTGCTCAAGCCCGTGTTCGAAGGCCTGACCATCGAAGTGCTGCAGGACCTCAATGGTCGTGTTCAGGTCGGTGGCGAAGCCGCTGCGGCCGTTGCGACCGACTACCTGACCAAGGGCGGTTTCCTGGACTAA